In Thermodesulfobacteriota bacterium, the genomic window AGGTCTTCGACAGGTTTTCGGACGTGGGCTTCATAGGCGACAGGCCCTCGACCGAGCTCTCCGAGGCCATAATGAAGGAGTACCGCCAGAGGGGCTACGAGGAGCTCGGCCTCGTGCAGGTACGCGCCATGGAGGAGGGCGTGGAGTTCGACCCCATAATGGAAGAGGGGGAGGTCGTATCCAGGGCGCTCGATATAATGGAGGGCCGCGAGGTGGCGCTCGCGGTATGCGTAAGGAGAAAGCAGAGCACCTTCGCGAGGTACTTCTCCGGCTCTCTCACCGACGAGCTCAAGGAAAAGGCCCCGTGCGAAGTCGTTGTGATCGAAGAATAGGTGAAGAATAACGGGTATCAAATAAGAAGAAGAGGAGAAGGGTGAAAATGACGGAAAAAACGATGGAGAAGAAAAGTACGAACATTACGTGGCATCACGGCAAGGTCACAAGGGAGGACAGGGAGAAGCTCATGGCGCAGAAGGGCGTGACCATCTGGCTGACGGGCCTTTCCGGCTCCGGCAAGTCCA contains:
- a CDS encoding universal stress protein; amino-acid sequence: MKNVLLILSTSRTSEEAIEFAVGAAKERGGTLVALYLLETGLAEEVFDRFSDVGFIGDRPSTELSEAIMKEYRQRGYEELGLVQVRAMEEGVEFDPIMEEGEVVSRALDIMEGREVALAVCVRRKQSTFARYFSGSLTDELKEKAPCEVVVIEE